A single Vigna radiata var. radiata cultivar VC1973A chromosome 8, Vradiata_ver6, whole genome shotgun sequence DNA region contains:
- the LOC106769969 gene encoding putative white-brown complex homolog protein 30, giving the protein MRNHASSLSFLFLFLFIPFFPTIQCADNTFAPSFYTEEIYKELENLAILLNKDIKAGLGFCIKDVHKDWEEAFDFKGRLDFVDSCVKKKGDFRDRICTVSEIRYYFHGFLEQGATSSNYVKPNRNCNLTSWVSGCEPGWSCSAGKNFDLKKDIKEIPVRTSNCQACCEGFFCPQGLTCMIPCPLGSYCPLAKLNNATGICDPYSYQIPQGETNHSCGSADIWTGVVNNSDIFCSPGSYCPTTTRKVSCDSGYYCRRGSTHQNKCSSLSSCNPNTANQNMHAYGALLIVALSTLLIFIYNCSDQVLVTRERRKAKSREAAARQVRETVQARERWKIAKDIAKKGKGGGLGEQLSRTFSRKKSAKSDTLKVGNQAKRGMGDTFLPSVQNSSYEQQSAASDVEKKEPTNLTKMLNSLEDDPHSNEGFNLQIGDKNIKKQMPKGKNLHTQSQILRYAYGQIEKEKAQQEKNKNLTFSGVISMATEGEVRTRPVIEVAFKDLTLTLKGKRKHLLRCVYGKLMPGRVSAVMGPSGAGKTTFLSALAGKARGCTMTGSILINGKAESIHCYQKIIGFVPQDDIVHGNLTVEENLRFSARCRLSADMPKPDKVLIVERVIESLGLQAVRDSLVGTVEKRGISGGQRKRVNVGMEMVMEPSLLILDEPTTGLDSASSTLLLKALRREALEGVNICMVLHQPSYTLFRMFDDIVFLAKGGLTAYHGPVKKVEEYFAGIGINVPDRVNPPDHFIDILEGLVKPNGAVTHEQLPVRWMLHNSYPVPPDMLHFADEIAAASTNSTEANPIKPPEEVDDQSFAGEFWEDMKSNVQMRKDHIQATFLKTKDLSNRRTPGVARQYRYYLGRVCKQALREGKSQAVDYLLLLVAGAILGTLTKVNDETFGSLGYTYTVIAVSLLCKISALRSFSLDKLQYWRESASGISNLAHFLAKDSIDIFNTVIKPVVYLSMFYFFSNPRSSFASNYVILLCLVYCVTGMAYIMAIYFEPAPAQLWSVLLPVVMTLIANQKKDTLFMKILVKLCYPNWALEAFIIANAERYTGVWLITRCSSLMNNGYNVGDWPICMLALVLYGIIARVVAFFCLVITQKK; this is encoded by the exons ATGAGGAACCATGCTTCTtccctctcttttcttttcctcttcctcttcatccCTTTCTTCCCGACCATTCAATGCGCCGATAACACTTTCGCCCCATCCTTTTACACCGAAGAGATATACAAGGAGCTTGAAAACCTCGCCATTCTTTTAAACAAGGATATCAAAGCAGGTTTAGGTTTCTGCATCAAGGATGT GCACAAAGATTGGGAGGAAGCATTTGATTTTAAAGGAAGGTTGGATTTCGTGGATTCTTGTGTTAAGAAAAAAG GGGATTTCAGAGATAGAATATGTACTGTGTCTGAAATAAGGTACTACTTCCATGGTTTCCTGGAACAAGGGGCAACATCTAGCAATTATGTAAAACCTAACAGGAACTGCAACTTGACCTCGTGGGTTTCTGGTTGCGAACCTGGATGGAGTTGTAGCGCTGGCAAAAATTTTGACCTCAAAAAAGACATAAAGGAGATTCCCGTTAGAACCAGCAACTGTCAGGCTTGTTGTGAGGGGTTTTTCTGTCCTCAAGGATTGACTTGCATGATAC CTTGCCCACTAGGTTCTTATTGTCCACTTGCAAAACTGAATAATGCGACTGGAATATGTGACCC ATATAGTTACCAAATACCTCAGGGAGAAACAAATCATAGTTGTGGCAGTGCTGACATTTGGACTGGCGTGGTGAACAATAGTGATATCTTTTGTTCTCCAGGATCATACTGCCCCACTACAACACGTAAAGTCTCTTGTGATAGTGG ATATTATTGCCGGAGGGGTTCTACTCATCAAAATA AATGCTCCAGCTTGAGTTCCTGCAATCCAAACACAGCAAACCAAAACATGCATGCTTATGGCGCTTTACTTATT GTTGCATTGAGCACTCTCCTGATCTTCATTTATAACTGTTCTGATCAAGTTCTAGTTACTCGAGAAAGGAGAAAGGCAAAATCTAGAGAAGCTGCTGCTAGACAGGTAAGGGAAACTGTGCAGGCTAGGGAACGGTGGAAAATAGCAAAAGATATTGCTAAGAAAGGTAAAGGTGGAGGATTAGGTGAGCAATTATCTCGAACCTTTTCTCGAAAAAAATCAGCGAAATCAGATACCTTAAAGGTTGGTAACCAAGCTAAACGTGGTATGGGAGATACGTTTTTGCCATCGGTACAAAATTCAAGCTATGAGCAACAGTCTGCAGCTTCAGACGTGGAAAAAAAGGAACCTACCAACCTTACTAAAATGTTGAATTCCCTTGAGGATGACCCACATAGCAATGAAGGATTCAACCTACAAATTGGagataaaaacatcaaaaagcAGATGCCAAAGGGCAAGAATTTACACACACAAAGCCAAATTTTAAGGTATGCTTATGGTCAAATTGAGAAGGAGAAAGCTCAAcaagagaaaaacaagaacTTGACTTTCTCCGGAGTTATTTCGATGGCCACAGAAGGTGAGGTTCGAACAAGGCCTGTGATTGAGGTAGCTTTTAAGGACTTAACTCTCACTttgaaaggtaaaagaaaacatCTACTGAGATGTGTGTATGGTAAACTCATGCCGGGTAGAGTTTCTGCTGTTATGGGTCCCTCAGGAGCTGGCAAAACTACATTTCTTTCTGCATTGGCAGGGAAGGCAAGAGGATGCACTATGACAGGATCAATTCTAATTAATGGAAAGGCCGAATCCATTCACTGTTATCAGAAAATTATTGGTTTTGTTCCACAAGATGATATTGTGCATGGGAACTTGACCGTGGAAGAAAATCTTCGTTTCAGTGCAAGATGCAG ACTATCTGCGGATATGCCAAAACCAGACAAGGTTCTGATTGTTGAAAGAGTGATTGAGTCCTTAGGACTCCAGGCAGTGAGGGATTCCCTTGTTGGGACAGTAGAAAAACGAGGTATATCTGGGGGACAACGTAAACGTGTAAATGTAGGGATGGAAATGGTTATGGAGCCATCATTATTAATCTTAGATGAACCTACAACTGGTTTAGACAGTGCATCTTCCACTTTATTGCTTAAAGCACTTCGTCGTGAAGCACTAGAAGGAGTAAATATCTGCATGGTACTTCATCAACCAAG CTATACTTTGTTCAGAATGTTTGATGATATAGTGTTTCTAGCCAAAGGAGGTCTTACTGCATATCATGGTCCTGTTAAGAAAGTAGAAGAATACTTTGCTGGCATTGGAATCAATGTACCTGATAGAGTGAATCCTCCGGACCATTTCATTGACATTTTGGAAGGTTTAGTGAAACCAAATGGAGCTGTGACTCATGAGCAGCTTCCTGTGAGATGGATGTTACATAACAGTTACCCAGTACCACCAGATATGCTTCATTTTGCTGATGAAATTGCTGCAGCCTCAACAAATAGCACTGAGGCAAATCCAATAAAGCCCCCAGAGGAAGTTGATGATCAATCCTTTGCTGGAGAGTTTTGGGAGGATATGAAGAGTAATGTTCAGATGCGAAAAGATCATATACAAGCAACCTTCTTAAAGACTAAGGACTTGTCTAATCGAAGAACTCCTGGTGTAGCTCGACAGTACAGATACTACCTTGGACG GGTTTGTAAGCAGGCGCTAAGAGAAGGAAAATCCCAAGCAGTTGACTATCTCCTTTTATTGGTTGCTGGTGCTATATTAGGAACTCTTACTAAAGTAAATGACGAAACCTTTGGGTCCCTCGGATATACCTATACCGTTATTGCTGTCT CTTTACTTTGCAAGATTTCAGCTCTGAGATCATTTTCTCTGGATAAATTACAATATTGGAGGGAGAGTGCATCTGGAATCAGCAATCTGGCACATTTTTTGGCCAAAGATTCAATTGATATTTTCAATACAGTCATAAAACCTGTAGTTTATCTGTCCATGTTCTATTTTTTTAGCAATCCAAGGTCAAGTTTCGCAAGTAATTATGTCATTTTGCTTTGCCTTGTGTACTGTGTAACTGGCATGGCATATATAATGGCAATTTATTTTGAGCCTGCTCCAGCACAATTG TGGTCAGTGCTTCTCCCAGTTGTCATGACTCTCATTGCAAACCAGAAGAAAGACACTCTCTTTATGAAGATCCTTGTAAAGTTGTGCTATCCAAATTGGGCTTTAGAGGCATTTATCATTGCAAATGCTGAAAG gtACACTGGAGTTTGGTTGATTACTCGGTGTAGTTCACTAATGAATAATGGCTATAATGTCGGAGACTGGCCTATTTGTATGCTTGCCCTCGTTTTGTATGGTATAATTGCTCGAGTTGTGGCCTTCTTTTGTTTAGTGATCACTCAGAAGAAGTGA